A region of Antedon mediterranea chromosome 8, ecAntMedi1.1, whole genome shotgun sequence DNA encodes the following proteins:
- the LOC140057665 gene encoding alkaline phosphatase, tissue-nonspecific isozyme-like translates to MGIPTVTAARILQGQRMGKFGEEHVLSWEEFPHVALSKTYNINFQTPDSAGTATAYLCGAKTNRGVVGQDGRAKRSDCASSNGTDVDSILNLAKDAGKSVGIVTTTRLTHATPAGVYAHVPERNWECDADIPEEEAKLGCRDIARQFVENVDIDVALAGGRSKFLGINTRDPEHVRFGERKDGRNLIKEWIDSKPPNSTTHYVWNQAEFDQINPEETDHLLGLFQYSSMQYESLRYNDIAGEPSISEMTEKAIRILRKNKKGFFLLVEGARVDHAHHNGIASLALHDTIAMADAVTKATSLTNINDTLMIVTADHSHTMTFGGYPSRGNPILGIDDTSVGLDGVPYTTLSYANGPGGIETWAGFKAFGRRIDPGNITESIVYIQQALVPRISESHGGEDVSIYADGPMAHLLHGVHEQNYIMHVMKYAACLGDSTAHCNGGSFIN, encoded by the exons ATGGGAATTCCGACTGTTACAGCTGCTAGGATTCTACAAGGACAAAGAATGGGAAAATTTGGAGAAGAGCATGTATTATCGTGGGAAGAATTTCCTCATGTAGCGTTATCAAAg ACTTACAACATTAACTTTCAAACACCGGACTCCGCCGGCACTGCAACTGCCTACCTCTGTGGCGCCAAGACCAATCGTGGTGTTGTAGGACAAGATGGTAGAGCTAAACGAAGTGACTGTGCTTCATCTAACGGAACTGATGTCGATTCAATTTTGAATCTAGCTAAAGATGCCG GAAAATCTGTTGGTATTGTAACTACCACCCGATTAACACATGCCACCCCGGCGGGTGTTTATGCGCATGTGCCTGAGAGGAATTGGGAATGTGATGCTGATATACCAGAAGAGGAAGCTAAACTGGGATGCAGAGATATTGCTAGACAGTTTGTAGAAAATGTTGACATCGAT GTAGCTCTTGCCGGTGGTAGAAGTAAATTCCTAGGAATTAATACGCGTGATCCGGAACATGTTCGGTTTGGAGAACGAAAAGATGGACGTAACTTAATAAAGGAATGGATAGACTCAAAACCACCAAACTCAACGACGCACTACGTTTGGAATCAAGCTGAATTTGACCAAATTAATCCAGAAGAGACCGATCATCTTTTAG GCCTGTTCCAATATAGCAGCATGCAGTACGAGTCTTTACGATATAACGATATTGCCGGTGAACCTTCCATATCAGAGATGACTGAAAAGGCTATAAGAATTCTTcgaaaaaacaaaaaaggatTCTTCCTATTGGTCGAAGGTGCTCGGGTTGATCATGCACATCATAATGGGATTGCGTCGCTTGCTCTTCATGACACCATCGCCATGGCTGATGCTGTTACAAAAGCTACTTCTTTAACCAATATAAACGACACTCTCATGATTGTGACTGCGGATCATAGCCATACAATGACGTTTGGGGGATACCCAAGTCGTGGAAATCCAATTCTAG GAATCGATGACACATCTGTGGGTCTTGATGGTGTACCTTACACGACGCTTTCATACGCTAATGGGCCAGGAGGTATTGAAACGTGGGCCGGGTTCAAAGCATTTGGGCGACGCATTGATCCAGGAAATATAACAG AATCAATTGTATACATTCAGCAAGCTTTAGTTCCACGTATATCAGAGAGTCATGGAGGCGAAGACGTGTCAATCTACGCCGACGGACCAATGGCACATCTACTGCACGGCGTCCACGAACAGAATTACATAATGCACGTCATGAAATACGCAGCATGCCTCGGAGACAGCACAGCCCATTGTAATGGCGGAAGTTTT ATCAATTAG